The following are encoded together in the Diabrotica undecimpunctata isolate CICGRU chromosome 7, icDiaUnde3, whole genome shotgun sequence genome:
- the LOC140446585 gene encoding uncharacterized protein: protein MNKDIVDLVRNCVDCEKYQRKNVKEPVILREIPELLFEMLVADICKFGGASYLIVMDYLIKWIEIVPNAVPLQSKTSQSIISSFKTMFATHGTHLEVGSDNIMPFGSKESREFSKEWNFKFVTSSPRYSRANDQAERAVQIVKNIFRKCEDLQLALLEYRNTPLL from the coding sequence ATGAATAAGGACATAGTGGATTTGGTTAGAAATTGTGTTGATTGTGAGAAATATCAGAGAAAGAATGTTAAAGAGCCGGTAATACTAAGAGAAATTCCAGAACTGCTATTTGAAATGCTAGTGGCTGATATTTGTAAATTTGGAGGAGCATCTTATTTAATTGTAATGGATTATCTCATAAAGTGGATTGAAATTGTTCCAAATGCTGTTCCATTGCAGTCCAAAACATCCCAGTCAATAATAAGTTCGTTTAAGACTATGTTTGCCACTCATGGGACTCATTTGGAAGTCGGATCTGATAATATTATGCCTTTTGGCTCTAAGGAATCTCGAGAATTCTCTAAGGAATGGAACTTTAAATTTGTGACATCTAGCCCTAGATATTCTAGAGCAAATGACCAGGCAGAACGAGCTGTCCagatagttaaaaatattttcaggAAGTGTGAAGATCTTCAGTTAGCCTTATTAGAATATAGGAACACACCACTGTTATAA
- the LOC140446586 gene encoding uncharacterized protein, translating into MSFGEQLEALYSAVREMKLYDTVLGELENYFTPKKNVIYERFLFYNRKQEEGELFDTDLTDLRKLAKNCEFGDVLDSMIRDRLVLGTINKDLQEKMLQNHELTLQKFKEVQSSQTLNVYSVKGGNGNQTARGKASNNNFNTGRSKRWEQEENSRKSGQCRKCGRDHEFRRCPAFGKMCNKCLYYNHFAKMCNNRIIREVQEIQEVYMDSKEEEFMVTSIEGQSHSSGFFAAEDVKVAS; encoded by the exons ATGTCCTTCGGAGAACAACTTGAGGCATTGTATTCTGCAGTAAGG GAGATGAAATTGTATGATACAGTATTGGGTGAATTAGAGAATTATTTCACCCCTAAAAAGAATGTGATCTACGAAAGATTTTTATTCTACAATAGAAAACAAGAGGAAGGAGAGCTATTTGATACTGACCTAACTGACTTGCGTAAATTGGCAAAAAATTGTGAATTTGGAGATGTTTTAGACTCAATGATCAGGGATAGACTAGTTTTAGGAACAATCAATAAAGATCTACAAGAAAAAATGTTGCAGAATCACGAGTTAACCTTACAAAAG TTTAAAGAAGTTCAGTCAAGTCAAACACTTAATGTTTATTCTGTAAAAGGGGGAAATGGTAATCAAACAGCAAGGGGGAAAGCTTCGAATAACAACTTTAATACTGGAAGAAGCAAAAGATGGGAACAGGAGGAAAACTCAAGGAAAAGTGGTCAGTGCAGAAAATGTGGTCGTGATCATGAGTTCCGAAGGTGTCCAGCATTTGGTAAAATGTGCAATAAGTGTTTGTATTACAACCATTTCGCGAAAATGTGTAACAACAGGATCATAAGAGAAGTTCAGGAGATTCAAGAAGTATATATGGACAGTAAAGAGGAAGAATTTATGGTAACATCAATTGAG GGACAGAGTCATAGTTCCGGATTCTTTGCGGCAGAGGATGTTAAAGTTGCTTCATGA
- the LOC140446587 gene encoding uncharacterized protein produces MDKKRINYTPDEKNLLVHLVQVNKHIIENKTTNAVSNREKDEAWNHITMQFNEKLRNVHRDESSLRKQWSNIKQDLRKKAAESRRQLYKTGGGPPAPEIKDMDETIILEVVNTKTISGLDNENDCDVLSQSSTNTYMANDNHPQYNQNHNISDVEEHVVEERSVEDSNIQKRRANRQWVQKRRPVKRNSAVEDAKVEVLKIQAEMLREEMLNKRKLFQLVYEHKEKMFKLERQVAEKKLKQS; encoded by the exons atggacAAAAAGAGAATTAATTATACTCCTGACGAAAAAAATTTACTTGTTCACCTAGTACAGGTAAACAAACacataatagaaaataaaaccaCTAATGCTGTGAGCAATAGGGAAAAGGATGAAGCCTGGAATCATATCACAATGCAATTTAACGAAAAG ctAAGAAATGTTCACCGAGATGAATCTTCCTTAAGGAAGCAGTGGTCAAATATTAAGCAGGACCTAAGAAAGAAGGCTGCAGAATCACGACGGCAGTTATATAAGACGGGAGGGGGACCTCCAGCTCCAGAGATAAAAGATATGGATGAGACAATTATTTTAGAAGTGGTGAATACTAAAACAATATCTGGTCTCGACAATGAGAACGACTGTGACGTTTTGTCTCAAT CATCTACAAACACATATATGGCAAATGACAATCACCCACAATACAACCAAAACCATAATATAAGTGATGTGGAAGAACATGTGGTAGAAGAACGCAGTGTAGAAGACAGCAATATTCAAAAGAGAAGGGCAAACCGGCAGTGGGTTCAAAAAAGGAGGCCAGTAAAAAGGAATTCTGCTGTAGAAGATGCTAAAGTTGAAGTTTTAAAAATACAGGCAGAAATGCTGAGAGAAGAAATGTTGAATAAGCGAAAACTATTTCAACTAGTATATGAACataaagaaaaaatgtttaagttAGAAAGACAAGTCGcagaaaagaaattaaaacagTCTTAA